The following nucleotide sequence is from Pseudomonadota bacterium.
ACCACAAGGCCAAGTACTAGCAGCAGTGATGTTGCAAAATCGCGTAGCACAAAGAAAAGGCTGATACGATTACTTGAGCGAATAATGGCCGAGATGGTTTCCAACCAGCCTGTTTGTATTCCGTAAATCAACGCAAGAACAAGTAAAATTGGAGGAGTTTTTAATATCTCAAGCGAAGTCAGTTGAATCAAAAGCACAGCAGCACCGACTACGACGCCAATGCCCAAGCTAGTTTTTAAATAGGCACGTGTAACAGTTGGGGCATTTTTAAAACGTTTACTATTGTGCTTTGTAAAGCGATTCAGCCACAAGTCACCACCGCATGATGTGATTACGGCAACCAAGTTGGACAGCAACATTAAAATCGTAAATCGTCCAAAATTTGTGGCATCCATGACAAAAAAACCGCCGAACAAGATCATCAAAGTTGGTGTTTTTGACAAAAATGCTGAGATCGTTGCCAATAGGTACTGCGGCAAAGCCTGCTTTAGAGAGGCAGTTGACACTGTCATGCGTGAATGGGGTGCTTATTGTTCTGAAAGAGAGACAAGCAAAGAGCCTTAATATCAAAAAAGTTTATGGAGTTAATCTACATTTTAATCGTTACAAACTCCAGAGAAAAATTCTAAAAACCCCAGCAGTTCAGTGAACAGTCTCCAGTGAAAATGTGCTATACTCGTGGCTCGAATTAAAAAGTCGAATTTTACCTTCTGACCTGCAGGTGCCTATAGCAATGAGTTGGATATTATGCAGCTGAATTGGCCAAGCTCATAAGAGAAACGGCCTTAATTTTTGGGGCTAGATTAAAAGACCTATCTCCAGGGTAGACAATTTGGACTTGATCTAATTGCAGTGCTTCAAGGCTGTTATAGACTGAGGCAGTTGCTTTGGGTACATCCGTGTATTTGAATTCAAATCCCAAGCGCCGCCCTTTGTCGAAGACAAGAAGGTCAATTTCTGCTTGTCCATGTGTGCTCCAAAAAAAGCAATTTTCGGATGAAAAATCATAAGCTCGGATAACTTGTTCGAGGGCAAATCCCTCCCAAGAAGCCCCAAGCTTGGGGTGCCTGCGCAAAGTTTTAAGATCAATTGTATTAATGAGGTAGTGATACAGGCCGCTATCGGTAAAATAGATCTTTGGACGCTTGACCTGTCGTTTACCAATATTTTCAAACCAGGGTTGTAAAACCCGTACCATAAAAGTACCAGCTAGAATATCTAGATATTGTTTGATGGTTTTATCGCTTTGACCAAGCGAACGCCCAATTTCGCTGGCATTAAAAATCTGCCCATGATAATGGGCCAGCATCATCCAAAAACGCCGCATGGTTGCTGGAGGGACAGAAAAGCCAAGATTAGGAATATCACGTTCCAGGTACGTACGAACGTAGTTTTCACGCCATTGCCAACTTAACTCGTTTGTGGATGCAAGATAGGATTTAGGAAATCCACCCAGCACAAATAATTTTTCCCAATCGGAAATCTCATCAATTCCAAAAGGATGCAGCTCAATGTAAGCAATACGTCCGGCAAGTGTTTCCGAAGATTGTCGGATAAGATCGCGAGATGCACTTCCAAGGATAAGATATTGCTGTTCCAGGCTAGGGTCATCAATCAGGACACGTAAAATCGGAAACAGGTTTGGTAGGTACTGAATTTCATCAATGACAATAAGGCCTGATAGCGGTTTCAATGTGGCTTGCGGATTTTGCAGTTGCTCAACGTGTAAAGGGTTTTCCAGATCAAAGACGTGTATCTCTTTTGTGCCGGCAACCTGCCTTGCATACTCATGCGCCAGCGTTGTTTTACCGCATTGACGTGGCCCAAGTATCGCAACAGCATTGTGGATGCCAAAAAGTTGACCAATTTTCTGTTGGTATTTTACTCGTTCAATCATGCAGTTTGGCTCTTTTGGAGAAATAACACGTCATTGCGTCAGTGTATCATGAAATCTCGGAGTTCAACTCCGAAACTTCATGAAGATTGACTAGAAAAATTAGTTTGCCAGCTGGGTTGAACATCTTGCTGCCACTCCCGTCGCCACGCCTGGAACATTAACACCACCCATAATGGATACTGCCAGTTCTGGCTGCCCTTTAGGTGCTGCTGCCATTTTTCTCGAATCAAAGCTGGGTTAAAAATTCCCTCTTGTATCAAGTGATTTTCATCCAATAGATCCTCAGCCCAATCGCGCAGAGGGCCTTTGAGCCATGTATCAATGGGAACGCCAAAACCCATCTTGGGTCGGTCAATAAGCGAAGAGGGGACGTAGCGATCTAAGACCTGGCGCAGCAACCATTTGCTCTTGCCACCGCGGATTTTCATATGTTGTGGTAGACTCCAAGCAAACTCAACCACGCGATGGTCAAGTAGGGGGACGCGAGCTTCTAGCGAAACCGCCATGCTGGCACGATCTACCTTGGGTAGGATGTCGCTGGGCAGATATGTCATTAAGTCCCAGTACTGCATGCGATCCATGAGGGTTGGCATGTCCACACTTTCTAAAGCAGAGGGGATCTGTCCAGTATGGCGTACAATATCTTCATTCGTGTGCCATTGGCTGATCAACTGTAGATAGAGTGACTCTTCTGAGGGTTTGGTCAAGAGAGGTTTGAACTTGTGCAATTTATCGCCAAACAAATCAGGCGTAAAAGGGAGCATGCAACCGATGCGATTCCAAGTGTGCGGGGTAAGCAAACCAATGGTGCCAGCGATACTTTTGCGAGCAAAACTGGGCAAAGCGTTGACTTTACTCCAAATGTTATTGGCTAGCAGGTAGCGGTTATAGCCAGCAAACAACTCATCACCACCATCACCGGAAAGGCTGACAGTGACATGCTGTCGTGCCAATTGCGACACCAGATGTGTGGGTATTTGTGACGCATCTGCGAAAGGCTCATCATACATCTGAGCAAGTTTGGGAATAACATCTAAAGCTTGGTCAGGTGTAACATAAAGCTCAGTATGGTCGGTCTTTAGATGGCGTGCTACCTCTTTAGCATGGTGCGCTTCATTGTAACCTGCTTCTGCAAAGCCAATTGAAAAGGTTTTAGTAGGCTGCGAGCTTTGGGTTTGCATCAAGGCTACCACTGCCGAGCTATCAATGCCGCCTGAGAGAAAAGCCCCTAAAGGAACGTCAGAGATCATCCGGCACTTGACCGCTTGTTTGAGGAGATGCTCGAGTTGATCTGTGGCCTCTGCATCAGAAAGCGAAAAATTATCTCTGGAATTAATGCCGTCTTGTGCAACTTGCAAGGCATTCCAATAGCAGCTGATTTTTGCGGTTTGCTGTTTAAGATCAAAGTGCAACATATGTCCGGGAGCTAGATGTTGAATATCTTGATAGATAGAGTAGGGGGCAGGTACGTATCCGTGCCGCATCATCAGGGCAAGTGCTTGCTTGTTGACCCTAGGTGAGCAATTTGGATGTACTCGAAGTGCTTTTAACTCAGATCCAAATAAAAATAGGCCATTATCAACGTGTCCCCAGTACAATGGTTTAATGCCAAGGCGATCTCTAGCCAAAACCAGACTTTGATTTTTCCGATCCCAAAGGGCCAGGGCAAACATGCCGACAAATTTAGACAGAGCTTTTTCAATGCCCCAAACGGCAAAGGCCTCAAGGATGACTTCCGTGTCACTATGGCCGTGAAATGGACCAGCGCCCTTTGCTAATAGCTGATCGCGCAATTCCTGAAAGTTATAAATTTCACCGTTATAGCTTAGAACGTATTGGCCTGAGTGGGATAGCATCGGTTGCCGTCCATGTTCTGAAAGATCAATAATGGCAAGACGGCGGTGCCCTAAGGCCACGCCATTTTGCGCATCAACCCAGTAACTATGCCCGTCAGGTCCCCGATGGGCAATGGTTGTCGTCATCGCATGCACGCGCTGACGCAACTCAGCATCGTTGTTTGTAGTAGATTTGGGGTTGATGAATCCGGTAAGTCCGCACATGAGTTATGTTGTAACGTTTTCTGTAGGTTAAAGCTAGGGATTTTGGGAAACGGGCTTCAATCTAAAATTTCCATCTCGACTTTCATATAAATTCCTTGTAGCTTGCTCCGAGAAGTAGTGTGTTGCCTCAATCTTTACGGGACGGCAACAGATGCGATAGAACCGTAGTATCTACATTACGTGGCTCTCAACACTTGGAGTTAGTGAAATTTCTTGATTTTTAAGGTAAAATTGGTGATCATGGTCGCAAGATTAGAGAGAAAAAGAGATTATTTATGCAAAATTTTGACGGCGAAGTAGTTACTTTACACATTGCTGATAATGGCAGGTGGATTGCCCATTTTGTAGGAGATTTAAAAATGAGCTTTTATGGGGATACACCAAATGAGGCCTACGATAAACTAATGGCAGCTTGTAAGTCGGAACAGGCAACCTATGACAAAAAAACTACAAACGCAGATCAAAAAAAGCCGCTTATATTAATAGAAAGGGAATATGCCTCACAATGGCAATCCAAAAAGAAGTAAAAACCTCTGTTTCCTGATAGTTCTTATGCCCATGTCATGGATTTTTTAATCCGCTCTACCTGCAATATCCATCCGATCTGCCAATTTCATCTTTACGGCTAACCCAGTCCCGTGCATTTTTAGCTGTAAGTGCGTTCTGAATCAAGTCAACCTGGCTCTGCCAGGTTGACTTGATCCAGACTTCTGGTCTTGCATATAATGCTGTTGCCCAAAAAGCAAAATTTTTCTTAGAAACATAGTTATATACCGCATTTATAACTATGTTTTTTAGAAAGACTAACTCCTTTGATGGTGAGAATGCCTTGTTCTTAAAGGGATTATGGCAATAAATGAAAGTTCCTAGTTACAATTTCCGGGAGTTGAGGTTGGATAGGTACTCCCGAAGGTGGAACATTGAACTGATGTTCGCTCACTGCAAGCGAAACGGGTTCAATCTTGAGGATACACACCTTAAGGACATCATAAGGACATCATAAGGACATCATAAAGGGTTGAAAAGTTGTTTGCAGTGCTTGTCTTCGCTTTGGCAATTTCATTCCTTATCGGCAGGCAAGAAGAAAAAGCCAACCCAACCCAGTATAAGTCAACGGTTAGTGCACCAGCTTACTCAACTTTCAGACGAGGATTTGATGCTTTAAGAAAATATTTTGTGCAAACAAAGGAAGCAGCAATAATGTTGGTGGCCAATCTAATGCCACCACTTTCAGAGATGGCTATTTATGCGGGAGAGACAAAAAATGTCCGGTAGTGAGATAATTAATAATAAATTAAATTTATTTGTGTAACTTAGTAAGTGTAGGCAACAATTATTTCATTGGAGGACTGATAAATGTTTAATAAAATGTTTTATAGAGCAGCTTCTTTTTTGATAGCCATCATGCTATCACCTTTTTTGTTGCAAAATAATGTTATTGGGGATGAGATTGAAAATCGGCTATTAAAAAAACAGTTGAAGAAATTAGGCATTACCGATAAAATTTGGGAGGGATTTGTGGAAACTAGCGACATTATTGCAGTGGAAGACCTTAGTTTGGTTTGGGGAATTAATATAAAATCTGGTAAAGGAAGAAGAATCTGCGCCAAAGCTTTGACAAAATTTAAAATTGCTGAACGAATGCAATTTACAGAACCCAAAAGATGGAATAAGCAGACAGAAGAATTTTCTTTTAAAGACTCTTTTAAAGACATTGAAGAAAATGCGAAAAAAAAATGCGGTGAAGCTGCGGTAAAAAAAGTAAGGTCGGTTACGAGTTACTATAGATAGTCCTAAACTAGAATCAACGACCCTCTACTTGTTTGATAAGGAGGGACCATCTCTGGTCTCTCCTACTATAAGAACGCAGCGTGAAAGTTTCCCCTCACTGCGCTCAAGCCTTGGATAAGGTCGCCTTGCGACGTCCCGGCGCTCTACTCACCTTACCTTTGTCCCGTTCTTCAAAGTATACTTTGAATTATGGGTCCTAGGAATGGGATGCCCCTCTTATTTTAATATGGCGTTTGATGGGTATAACGGCCAAGACGGATCAAAGTACCTCTTATCCAAAACTCAGGTAGTGTAAATGAGCACTTTGAGCGTATCAGGAAACAGAGGTTTTGATTTCACTTCGGTATAGTTCAATGATAGGTAAGCCGCTGTGTCCTAAAGCGTTCCAAACAAACGGTCTCCTACATCGCCAATGCCTGGGATTACATAAGAGTTTTTATCCAACCCCTGATCAAGGGAGGCCAGGTAAATCGGAACATCTCCATAGTTTTGACTTATATTGGCGATGCCCTCAGGAGCTGCAACAAGTGCCATGAACAGGATTTTTGTTCTTGCTACGCCGTGTTTGATCAAAGTATCCAGGGCATAGCAGGCGGTATTTCCGGTTGCCAGCATAGGATCTACCAAGATAAAGACATGATCATTGGCATCTGGAAGTTTGACTAAATATTCCACAGGTTTTTTGGTATCCGCTTTACGGTATAAACCAATGTGACCTTGTCTGGCAGTGGGAATTAGTTGTACAAGCCCTTCAGACATCCCAAGACCTGCTCTCAAGATCGGCACCACCACCATTTCTGGATCGGAAATTTGTGGAGCCTGCATGGGCATCAAGGGCGTTTCAATCTGGGTTTGCTGCACTGATAGTTGACGCGTGACCTCATATCCCATCAGCAGGCTGATTTCTCGCAACAGTTGACGGAAGATTCCGGGCTCGGTTTCTTGTTTGCGCATTAGAGTCAGTTTGTGCTGGATCAGCGGATGATCCAAGATGTGTAGGTTGTGGAAGGTGGGGTGTGTTTTCATGGGTATCCTCAGCGTTTTTATTCAGTACGGATATTTTTAACCTCTGCAATTTCGCTAGAATGATTACTAGGTAGGGGCTTGCGCCCTAGGATATAGGGCATTAATCGTCCCATATTTCTTGCATCATCAATACCGCGGTGGTGTGTGCCCTGTAGTTCTAGTTTTGCTGCCTTTAATGCCTTTGTCATTCCATATTTTTTTCGCAAGCCTTGCGTGGAGGAGAAAAGCTTTTTAATATTAACATGTGGTGCACCAATAGGAAAAGGAACTTGATGGAAATCACTATCTCGCTGTAGCTGAGTGTTGTCATAGTCACCCCATGAGCAGAACAAAAAATTCTCATATTGATACAGCCATTCTTTGAATATTGATATCGCATTGGGGTACGTCAATGCACCGTCAACATCTTGTTGGGTGATTGTTGTCAATTTTGTGCAAAATGGGGTTAGTATTTTATGCCGAACAGGCCTAATAAAAATCGAAAATTCATTGATGGCAATAAGTTTGGTTGCTTCTATAATCACGGCGCCAATTTCTATGGTTTCCATTTCATATTTTGGAATGGATCCTTTATTGCAACAAGTTGCCTCAAGATCAACGATTAAAAAGTGTTGGTATTGCTGTAAAGCTATTTCCATGATGTGCTTCCATAAACGTTATTGAGGTTTTAATCCAAGGTACTCAAAGCCTGCCGAAAAATCAGGATTGTTCATCAAAAAAATTTAAATGCTCCGTTACCTCAATAACCCCAATGGTGTAAGATGATTTTGAAACAAAAAACTCTTCACCCATCAGGTGAAACAACGGAGCAAAACCATGGTACTTCTCTATGTCGTATCATTCAAGTGCCAAGGCACATTTTTTTGGCAATTTCATAGCTCTTGCAGGACTGCCCCTATTTCCAGCAGGTATACCGGTTAAGGAGCTTGGGAGAATAGGCACACTTTTTCTTTACTACATTTCCTGTTATATTCTAAGCTTTAAGCAGGCACAAGTTAGAGTGGTTAAAGACGACATGGACGATCTCGCCGTATTACACAGTGAACTCACTGAAAACATTAATGCCGCCAGTGACTTGCAATCATTAGAGTCGGTGCGGGTGGCAGCACTTGGTAAGCAGGGCAGCATTTCGTTGCTTTTGAAAGGGCTAGGCAAGCTAGCTCCCGATCAACGCAAACAGCAAGGTCAAGCCCTTAATAATCTACGAGAATCAATTACTCAAAGCTTGGATACCAAAAGGAAGCAACTGGAAGCAGCAGCACTTGAGGTTCGCCTGGCACAGGAAAAAGTGGATGTGACATTAGAGGCTCGTCCTGCCACAGTTGGCAGCATTCACCCCTTTACTCAAGCCCTTTATGAAATTGTAACCATATTTAAGGAGATGGGCTTTTCTGTGGCTGAAGGGCCGGACATCGAAGACGATGAACACAATTTTACTGCTCTGAATATTGCCCCAGAGCACCCGGCAAGACAAGAGGCCGATACGTTTTATTTACCGCCAAGGGAAGACGGAATGTCAGTAGTGTTACGTACGCACACCTCACCGGTACAGATTCGCACACTTCGAAAGACCAAACCACCGGTTTGGATTATCGCACCTGGAAGGACATATCGAAGTGACTCAGATCCCACTCACACGCCTAATTTTCATCAGGTTGAAGGACTCTTAATTGATGAAGGCATTCATATGGGGCATTTAAAAGGCTGCTTGGTTGAGTTTTGTCGGCGCTTTTTTGGTGTTGATGATCTACCAGCACGCTTTCGGCCAGCGTTTTTTCCTTTTACCGAGCCATCGGCTGAGATGGATATTGGCTGCTCGCGCAAAGGTGGTGAGTTTAAGATTGGCGCAGGGGATGATTGGCTAGAGATTTTGGGGTGCGGCATGGTACACCCGAATGTTTTGGAAAACTGTGGCATTGACTCAAGCCAGCACCAGGGTTTTGCTTTTGGTACTGGGATCGAGCGCATGGCGATGCTCAAATACGGCATTCCCGATTTGCGTGCATTTTATGAGTCAGACAATCGTTGGCTGCACCACTATGGTTTTTCAGTTGTTAACGCTCTAAGCGGAGATACAATCTAATGAAAATTACTTTATCTTGGCTCAAAGATTATCTTGAAACCGAAGCGAGCTTAGAAGAAATTACCGAGCGCCTTTCTATGTTGGGCTTAGTGGTGGACGATGTAACCCATCCAGGAAGGGCCTTTAAGGACTTTAGTGTAGCTGAAGTTATCCAAGCGGGCCCTCATCCCAACGCGGATCGATTAAAAGTTTGCCAGGTTAAGACTGGCAAGCAGACGTTAGAAATTGTCTGTGGGGCTCCCAATGCGCACACTGGCATGAAGGCGGTATTGGCTCCCATTGGTGCGGTGATTCCAGCCACTGGCAAAGCCCTTAAGCTTGGAAAAATTCGTGATGTGGAAAGTCAGGGTATGTTGTGTTCAACCTTTGAGTTGGGCCTGGCCGAGCAATCAGATGGTGGCATTATGGAGCTCGATGCCGATGCTCCTGTTGGTGCGCCTTTCGCCCAGTATTTGGGAATTGATGATCCGGTTATTGACATTGAAATTACCCCCAACCGTGGTGATTGTCTTGGGGCCTATGGTTTAGCTCGAGATTTGGCCGTATCAGGTTTGGGAACTTTAAAAACACTGCAAATTCCTGAGATTGCTGGTCAATTTAAGAGCGACATCCTGGTTGAGATTGATCCAATAACCACAGACGTTTGCACGATGTTTGCTGGACGGCTGATTTGCGGCGTTAAAAATTGTCCCAGCCCTGATTGGTTGCAACACCGCCTGCGCGCCATTGGCTTGCGGCCTATCTCAGCATTGGTAGATGTTACCAACTATCTTGCCTACGATCTGGGGCGCCCGATGCACGTGTTTGACGCTGATAAGCTCTCTGGCAATCTAAATATTCGCTTTGCCAAGACAGGTGAAAAGATCCAGGCCTTGGATGACAAAGAATATAACTTGGATGATTCGATGATTGTAGTAGCCGACCGGCAACAAGCGCATTCAGTCGCTGGGGTGATCGGAGGCGAAGAGTCTGGTTGCACATTAGAGACCACCAACGTATTTGTCGAATCAGCTGTGTTTGACGCGCTTTCCATTACCATGACTGGACGTAAGCTGAATATCCTCACTGATTCGCGATATCGCTTTGAGCGTGGCGTGGATGCAAACCAAGTGATCCCAGCGATGGAAAAAGCCACTGCATTTATTCTTGAGCATTGTGGCGGTGAAGTCAGTGAAATCGAAATTGCTGGATCTCTGCCTAAGGCACCAGTGTCTGTTGCTTTTAGACCAGATCGTGTTAAGGAACTGGTGGGTATTGATGTGCCTAAGGCTGAAATTGCTGAAATTTTATCCAAACTAGGCTTTGGCCTTGATAGGGAAAATTTTGAAAAGTGGAATATTGCAGTGCCTACTTGGCGGCATGACGTGGCCATTGAAGCAGATCTGGTTGAAGAGGTAGTGCGCATTCATGGATATAATGATATTCACAGCATTCCTCTGCCTAAACCAGGTCACACAACACAGGTGGATAAAGTAGGATCCAAGCGACGCCACCGCAGTTGGGCGGTGCGCCGAGCGCTCGCGAGCCACGGCATGAATGAAGCACTCACCTGGTCATTTTTGCAAGAGGATCGAGCCAAGTTGTTTGGTGGCGGTAGCGCTGAGCTTAAACTCATCAATCCAATTAGTGCTGATCTTTCCGACATGCGGCCTTCTCTATTGCCAAATTTGATTGATGCCTGCCAGCGTAACCATAATCAAGGCCGTGCTAACACAGCATTATTTGAAATCGGACCGCAATTTTATAATACAACCCCTGACGGGCAACAGTGGATAGTAGCAGGTGTGCGCTCAGGTGAAAATCACCGGCGGCATTGGCAATATCCAGTACGCCCAGTTGATGTATATGATGCCAAGTCTGATGCATTGGAGGCGCTAAAAGCGTGTGGCATCAATGTGGACAAGGTGCAGATCGTCTCTAAGGCTCCAAATTGGTATCATTCTGGACGATGCGGTACTTTGTGTTTGGGGCCAA
It contains:
- the upp gene encoding uracil phosphoribosyltransferase; the encoded protein is MKTHPTFHNLHILDHPLIQHKLTLMRKQETEPGIFRQLLREISLLMGYEVTRQLSVQQTQIETPLMPMQAPQISDPEMVVVPILRAGLGMSEGLVQLIPTARQGHIGLYRKADTKKPVEYLVKLPDANDHVFILVDPMLATGNTACYALDTLIKHGVARTKILFMALVAAPEGIANISQNYGDVPIYLASLDQGLDKNSYVIPGIGDVGDRLFGTL
- the pheT gene encoding phenylalanine--tRNA ligase subunit beta codes for the protein MKITLSWLKDYLETEASLEEITERLSMLGLVVDDVTHPGRAFKDFSVAEVIQAGPHPNADRLKVCQVKTGKQTLEIVCGAPNAHTGMKAVLAPIGAVIPATGKALKLGKIRDVESQGMLCSTFELGLAEQSDGGIMELDADAPVGAPFAQYLGIDDPVIDIEITPNRGDCLGAYGLARDLAVSGLGTLKTLQIPEIAGQFKSDILVEIDPITTDVCTMFAGRLICGVKNCPSPDWLQHRLRAIGLRPISALVDVTNYLAYDLGRPMHVFDADKLSGNLNIRFAKTGEKIQALDDKEYNLDDSMIVVADRQQAHSVAGVIGGEESGCTLETTNVFVESAVFDALSITMTGRKLNILTDSRYRFERGVDANQVIPAMEKATAFILEHCGGEVSEIEIAGSLPKAPVSVAFRPDRVKELVGIDVPKAEIAEILSKLGFGLDRENFEKWNIAVPTWRHDVAIEADLVEEVVRIHGYNDIHSIPLPKPGHTTQVDKVGSKRRHRSWAVRRALASHGMNEALTWSFLQEDRAKLFGGGSAELKLINPISADLSDMRPSLLPNLIDACQRNHNQGRANTALFEIGPQFYNTTPDGQQWIVAGVRSGENHRRHWQYPVRPVDVYDAKSDALEALKACGINVDKVQIVSKAPNWYHSGRCGTLCLGPKNTLAYFGELHPATLKSMEAQGPMVGFEVMLQNLPSKGQGKGRGGKKLVMSPYQPVERDFAFVVDQDIAAGDVIKAVRKAESKLITDVTLFDLYQGKGVPEGKKSLALSVRLEPQQATLTDAEIAAVCDKIVAQVASAVGGELRG
- the asnB gene encoding asparagine synthase (glutamine-hydrolyzing), producing MCGLTGFINPKSTTNNDAELRQRVHAMTTTIAHRGPDGHSYWVDAQNGVALGHRRLAIIDLSEHGRQPMLSHSGQYVLSYNGEIYNFQELRDQLLAKGAGPFHGHSDTEVILEAFAVWGIEKALSKFVGMFALALWDRKNQSLVLARDRLGIKPLYWGHVDNGLFLFGSELKALRVHPNCSPRVNKQALALMMRHGYVPAPYSIYQDIQHLAPGHMLHFDLKQQTAKISCYWNALQVAQDGINSRDNFSLSDAEATDQLEHLLKQAVKCRMISDVPLGAFLSGGIDSSAVVALMQTQSSQPTKTFSIGFAEAGYNEAHHAKEVARHLKTDHTELYVTPDQALDVIPKLAQMYDEPFADASQIPTHLVSQLARQHVTVSLSGDGGDELFAGYNRYLLANNIWSKVNALPSFARKSIAGTIGLLTPHTWNRIGCMLPFTPDLFGDKLHKFKPLLTKPSEESLYLQLISQWHTNEDIVRHTGQIPSALESVDMPTLMDRMQYWDLMTYLPSDILPKVDRASMAVSLEARVPLLDHRVVEFAWSLPQHMKIRGGKSKWLLRQVLDRYVPSSLIDRPKMGFGVPIDTWLKGPLRDWAEDLLDENHLIQEGIFNPALIREKWQQHLKGSQNWQYPLWVVLMFQAWRREWQQDVQPSWQTNFSSQSS
- a CDS encoding ATP-binding protein, with product MIERVKYQQKIGQLFGIHNAVAILGPRQCGKTTLAHEYARQVAGTKEIHVFDLENPLHVEQLQNPQATLKPLSGLIVIDEIQYLPNLFPILRVLIDDPSLEQQYLILGSASRDLIRQSSETLAGRIAYIELHPFGIDEISDWEKLFVLGGFPKSYLASTNELSWQWRENYVRTYLERDIPNLGFSVPPATMRRFWMMLAHYHGQIFNASEIGRSLGQSDKTIKQYLDILAGTFMVRVLQPWFENIGKRQVKRPKIYFTDSGLYHYLINTIDLKTLRRHPKLGASWEGFALEQVIRAYDFSSENCFFWSTHGQAEIDLLVFDKGRRLGFEFKYTDVPKATASVYNSLEALQLDQVQIVYPGDRSFNLAPKIKAVSLMSLANSAA
- a CDS encoding 3'-5' exonuclease, which gives rise to MEIALQQYQHFLIVDLEATCCNKGSIPKYEMETIEIGAVIIEATKLIAINEFSIFIRPVRHKILTPFCTKLTTITQQDVDGALTYPNAISIFKEWLYQYENFLFCSWGDYDNTQLQRDSDFHQVPFPIGAPHVNIKKLFSSTQGLRKKYGMTKALKAAKLELQGTHHRGIDDARNMGRLMPYILGRKPLPSNHSSEIAEVKNIRTE
- the pheS gene encoding phenylalanine--tRNA ligase subunit alpha is translated as MDDLAVLHSELTENINAASDLQSLESVRVAALGKQGSISLLLKGLGKLAPDQRKQQGQALNNLRESITQSLDTKRKQLEAAALEVRLAQEKVDVTLEARPATVGSIHPFTQALYEIVTIFKEMGFSVAEGPDIEDDEHNFTALNIAPEHPARQEADTFYLPPREDGMSVVLRTHTSPVQIRTLRKTKPPVWIIAPGRTYRSDSDPTHTPNFHQVEGLLIDEGIHMGHLKGCLVEFCRRFFGVDDLPARFRPAFFPFTEPSAEMDIGCSRKGGEFKIGAGDDWLEILGCGMVHPNVLENCGIDSSQHQGFAFGTGIERMAMLKYGIPDLRAFYESDNRWLHHYGFSVVNALSGDTI